From a single Lolium rigidum isolate FL_2022 chromosome 7, APGP_CSIRO_Lrig_0.1, whole genome shotgun sequence genomic region:
- the LOC124673958 gene encoding autophagy-related protein 8A: MAKTSFKLEHPLERRQAESARIREKYSDRIPVIVEKADKSDVPEIDKKKYLVPADLTVGQFVYVVRKRIKLSPEKAIFVFVNQSLPPTASLMSAIYEENKDEDGFLYMTYSGENTFGSA; encoded by the exons ATGGCCAAGACTTCCTTCAAGCTCGAGCACCCCCTGG AAAGGAGGCAAGCTGAATCTGCTAGGATCCGTGAGAAGTACTCTGACAGGATTCCT GTGATCGTTGAGAAGGCTGATAAGTCTGATGTCCCAGAAATCGATAAGAAGAA GTACCTTGTCCCTGCTGACCTAACTGTTGGTCAGTTTGTCTATGTGGTGCGGAAGAGGATCAAGCTGAGCCCAGAAAAGGCCATCTTTGTCTTCGTGAATCAAAGTTTGCCACCAACTG CTTCGCTGATGTCTGCGATCTATGAAGAGAACAAGGACGAGGATGGCTTCCTGTACATGACTTACAGTGGCGAGAACACGTTCGGCTCTGCCTAA